In Prunus dulcis chromosome 1, ALMONDv2, whole genome shotgun sequence, the following are encoded in one genomic region:
- the LOC117614046 gene encoding zinc finger MYND domain-containing protein 15, giving the protein MECAGKRQGTRCTGPVTRRCARCGAVAYCSVSHQIVHWPAHKEECGRLEQHMKHMDILNEFPFTFTQEATVQVCEKLETRCSVLKKRGVHQMGMWLYECCCGNSVISFDCSRLNNSWDLSNTFCPCTEPLSMISKHLTSWKEYYEWRSIPLHSPVSLLLHRPLTIYYATQVAGLGRWTSGISHKLHIHYLGPEKELLQLSVFSELHALFPNVHVHIELVGPAIPQHRDGEMIELCNYAHCLDRDCVCKSSSETVSWDAHTSKPSTVTLQLRSGFYHDRYKDIAQDSSPHLIVAPNAGIAAYSSWLPTIELIKDMDIPAVFSDYCKEACHLGASCITGVTGCPLNIPIQLNPFRQPMVVEDSVLLLPCYSNCFLYGMSKWSV; this is encoded by the exons ATGGAGTGTGCCGGGAAGAGACAGGGGACTCGGTGCACAGGACCAGTCACAAGAAGATGTGCTCGCTGTGGAGCTGTTGCTTATTGCTCTGTTTCTCATCAG ATTGTGCATTGGCCTGCTCATAAAGAAGAGTGCGGAAGGTTGGAGCAACATATGAAGCATATGGATATCTTGAATGAGTTTCCTTTCACTTTTACTCAAGAAGCAACTGTTCAG GTGTGTGAAAAGCTGGAGACTAGGTGTTCAGTCTTGAAAAAAAGAGGGGTCCATCAAATGGGAATGTGGTTGTATGAATGTTGTTGTGGGAATTCAGTTATTTCCTTTGATTGTTCAag GTTAAATAATTCTTGGGATCTCTCAAATACCTTTTGCCCATGTACTG AGCCTTTATCTATGATATCAAAGCATTTAACCAGTTGGAAGGAGTACTATGAATGGAGGTCCATCCCACTGCATTCACCTGTTTCTTTGCTACTCCACCGG cCTCTTACAATTTACTATGCCACTCAAGTAGCTGGTTTAGGAAGGTGGACTTCTGGAATCAGCCACAAATTGCACATACACTATCTTG GCCCTGAGAAAGAGCTTCTTCAGCTTTCTGTCTTCTCAGAGTTGCATGCACTTTTTCCTAATGTGCACGTGCATATAGAGCTTGTTGGGCCTGCAATTCCACAACATAG AGATGGTGAGATGATCGAGCTATGCAATTATGCCCATTGCCTTGATAGAGATTGCGTATGTAAATCCTCAAGTGAGACTGTCAGCTGGGATGCACATACTAGTAAACCTTCAACAGTTACATTGCAACTTAGAAGCGGCTTTTATCATGACCGTTACAAGGATATCGCTCAG GATTCATCTCCGCACTTAATTGTTGCTCCAAATGCAGGAATTGCTGCTTATTCAAGCTGGCTACCAACTATT GAGCTAATAAAGGATATGGATATCCCAGCAGTTTTTTCCGATTACTGCAAAGAAGCTTGTCATCTTGGAGCTAGTTGCATAACTGGTGTAACTGGCTGTCCTCTCAATATCCCT ATTCAATTAAATCCATTCAGGCAACCAATGGTGGTGGAAGACAGCGTTCTCTTGCTTCCTTGCTACTCGAATTGCTTCCTCTACGGGATGTCAAAGTGGTCTGTCTAA